GGGGCACTACGAAGGCTTTGATTACCGCATTCACGAGCATCTGGTGGATGAAGAAATTTCCGTGGGGGATTTTGTCACCATGGGCGGCGAGGCGCCGGCGCTGTGCATCATCGAGGCGGTTGTCCGGCTTTTGCCCGGGGTCCTGGGAAACAGCGGTTCCCTGGACGACGAGAGTTTCAACTCCGGGCATTTGGAATACCCGCAATACACGCGGCCGCGCAGTTTCCGCGGGTGGGACGTCCCCGAAATTCTTGTTTCGGGAAATCATAAGGAAGTCGAGGCCTGGCGCAAGCGCGAGGCCCGAAAAATGACGAAGGAAAGAAGGCCCGATTTACTTTGAGGGCTTAGGAATTCCATGAAGGAGAAGAGCATGAAAGGCGTTGAGATTCTTAACAAGCAGACCATGGGCAACAAGAAGCTTCCCGAATTCAATGTGGGCGACACGCTGAAAATCCACATCAAGGTGAAGGAAGGCGACAAGTCCCGTATTCAGGTTTTCGAAGGTGTTTGCATCCGTAAACGCGGCGCATCCGTGAACGCCAGCTTTACGGTGGTCAAGGAAACGCACGGGGACATCGTGGAAAAGATTTTCCCGTTTTATTCCCCGACGATCGACAAGATCACGGTCAGCTCGAAAGCCAAGGTAAGGCGCGCCAAGCTTTACCACCTCAGAAAGAAGAAGTAGTCCTTTTCCAGCGGCCGCCGGAAGCCCGTTTCCGGCGGGCTTTGCACCCCGAGATTTCCGTGGGAGCGGAAATGTCAAAAAAGCTGCATGAATTTGACCGGAACGAAAGGCGGCAGGGCGACGAGCTCATCGCCGGCGTGGACGAAGCCGGGCGGGGGCCTTTGGCTGGCCCCGTGGTAGCGGCCGCGGTCTGTTTCAAACCGTTTTCCCTGAAAGCGGCTTTCGAAGCCGGCCAGCGGAAGGGACTTTTCCGGGACCTCCGGGGCCTGAACGACAGCAAGCAGGTTCCCGCGCCCGAGAGGGAATCGCTTTTCCGCCAGATCGCCCGCCATGCCATCACCGGCATCGGCACCGCTTCCGAAGCAGAGATCGACCGGCTCAACATTTTCCAGGCCACGCGTCTGGCCATGAAAAGGGCGGTCCTCAATCTCACGCGCACGCCCACGATGCTCCTCATCGACGGAAAATACCTGCGCCTCGATGTTCCTCTCACCCAGAAATGCATTGTCAAAGGCGACTGTAAGTCGGCGAGCATTGCCGCGGCTTCCATCGTGGCCAAGGTTTTCCGCGACGCGTGGATGATTTCGCTCGACAAGCTTTATCCGGGCTACAATTTCAGCCGCCACAAAGGCTACGGCACCCCCGAACATTTGAGAAACCTGGACGCGCTGGGCCCTTGCCCGGTCCATCGCCGTTCCTTTGCCCCCGTGGAATACGCCGGAGAAGACGAGACCCCCCTTGAAAGTTTTTGAGATTAAAAATCGCGAGCCTTTTTCCATGCCGCTCGGCGAGCGCGGCGAGATGGTGGCCTGGGCGTACCTGGTCAACGAAGGCTACCGCCTCCTCGAAAAAAATTACCGCTGCCCGCTGGGCGAGATCGACGTGGTCGCGGCGCGCGGCGGGCGGCTTGCATTCGTGGAAATCAAGACGCGCCGGCATCACGGGCTCGGCCTCCCCGAAGAAGCCGTGGACGCCGCCAAGCAGAAAAAACTCGTCCGCCTTGCCCAATATTATCTGAAGGAAAAAAACCGCGAAGACGCGCGCGTTTCTTTTGACGTGCTGTCGGTGACTTGGCGCGACGGCGAGGAACCGGAATTCCGCCTGCTGATGGATGCCTTCATGGTCGAGGAGGAAATCCGGTGAACTTTTCGTTTCTGGGCAGGCTCCGGTCGGTCCTCATACCTCTGTCCAACGTTCGGCCGGGAGAGCGTCGCAAGACCTTCCTGATGTTCCTCTACTTTTTCCTCACGATCTCGCTCGTCTACATCCTGAAGCCCGTGCGCAGCTCGCTGTTCATCGGAGAATTCGGCGCGGAGAAGCTGCCCTTCATTTATATAGGAGAAGGCGTGTGGCTGGTCTTTGTGGTCTGGGCCTACACGCGTCTGGCCAAACGCGTGAGCCGCAGGACACTCTATGTCGGAGTCCTCATCTTCATCATCTTCAACCTGCTCGTCTTCTGGATGTTTCTCGGAAAACAGATCGCCTACATGTCCGCCTTCTTCTACGTGTGGGTCGCGTCGTTTTCGATCGTGATGACGACTATTTTCTGGACGCTGGCCAACGACATCTTCAATCCCGCCGAGGCCAAACGCCTTTTCGGCATCATCATGAGCGGCGGCTCGCTGGGCGGAATCCTTGGCGGCGTGATTACCAATCAGGCCGTGCGCATCGTCGGGACCGAGAACCTGCTTCTTGTCGCGGCCGGCATCCTTGTGGGCTGCATTTTCCTTGTCCTGCTGCTGCACCGCGAAATCCAGCTCGTGGACAAGTCCAGGGCGCCGGACGAAGTCCCGGACGCGGTGGCACCCAAAGAGTCCACCATGAAGATCCTGACGGGATCTTCGTACCTGATGATGCTGGCCGCGGTTGTCATCATCGCCAAGATGTCTTCCACGATCGTCGATGCCCAATTCAGCAAGGTGGTCGAGATCACCGTTCTCGGAAAAGAGGAAAGGACCGCTTACTTCGGCGCGTTCTGGGCCTGGCTCAATTGCATTTCTTTTTTCATGCAGTTTTTCATCACCAGCCTTTCGCTCCGGATTCTAGGCGTCGGATTTTCGTTGTGGCTCCTGCCCGGAGGGCTCACCTTTTTCGCGGTGTTGAGCCTTTTTAACCCGCTGCTCGCGACTTCGCAGGCGCTCCGCATTTTCGACGGCGCGGCCAACTATTCCATCCAACTCGCGAGCAAGGAAACGCTCTATCTTCCGCTTCCAAGCCGCATCCGGCACCGCGTCAAACCCATCATCGACATGCTCGGCTTCCGGAGCGCCAAGACGCTGGGCGGGCTTTATATTCTGGCAGGGACTTATTTTTTGAGGCTGTCTTACGAGCGCCTCGGCATGCTGCTTCTTCTCATCATGCCTTTCTGGGGCTGGATTGCGTGGAATATGAAGAAGGCCTATTCTCAGCGCTTGAAGGACTATCTTCTCGACCGCCAAAAATACGACAACGCGGTGGAGGCTTATAATGCCGCCGATGTTTTGAGCTTCCTTCACAGCGAAAAAAATTTCGAACAGATCCGGTCCTTTTTGAGCAGCCGGTCGCCGGCCACGCGCAAGCTCGCGGCCGCGGCGCAATACGCGTATGATAAATCTTCCCAGGACCTGGAAAGAACGCGCAAGATCGTCGATCATCTCGTGGCCCGCGAACCGATTCCGGACATGGAAGGCCTTCCCCAGGAACAGGAAGAAAAAAAAGACGCGGAACTGCTGAGCGGCCTTTTTGTCAAAGAGCCCGAGCCCTCTGCGTCGGGCAGCCTTCAGAGCCGTATCGAGCAGGAGGCAGAAAAAATTATTTTACAGGCGGGGGAGGCGCTGCGCGATCCAAACCTTTCCGCCGAGGCCAAGCGCCAGGCTGTGCGCGTCCTCGGCTACCTGCCGCGGCAGCAAACCGCGGACCTTCTGCTGCAGTCCTTCGGAGGCACGGAAGACCACGGCATCCGCTTTATCATCATGAAGGCGCTCCTGCGGCTGTGCAAAAAAAATCCTAAGATCACGGTCAGCCGTTTTCTGGTGAAGAATGAAATCGCGCGGGAAATCGCGGTGCACGAACAGATCCTCAAAATCCGGGCCTTTTACCGGAAGCATAAAGAAGGCCTGCCGCTGGAAGACTCCCTCGACATCACGCTCAGGGCTATCCAGGACGAGAACGTGGAGCGGGTTTTCAAGTGCCTGAGCCTGCTTTATCCGGAGGAAACCATCCGCATGGCCCATCAGGAGATCAGAGACCAGGGCCCGGACGCTTCGAGGAGCCATGCCGTCGAGCTTTTGTCCAATACGCTGGAGCCCGACATCCTGCTGATGGTGCAGGCGGTCCTGGATCAGGAACCCGAGGTCCGGATCAAGGACGACGAGGTGCGGGCCATTTTGAAAAACTTTATTCGGAGCCCGTATGCGTGGTTCTCGCTGCTGGGGCACCTCCTCGCCGTGGATCTGAACCTTGCGGGAAGGTGGCCGGAGCTGGCTGAATACCAGGGAACTTCCGAGAATCCGCTATTTTCCGTTTAAGCAATGGAAGTTCTTGGATTTTTGAGTTAAATTTCATATACTTTCCGTCCCCGGTCCGGAAGTCAAGAAAGCCGGTCCGCGGCCGAAATATGAAGTCACGTTTAACTTAGGGCATGTCCTTGAAAAAAATATTACTGACCAGTTTGATCCTGACCGTCGCAGGTACCCAGGCCTTTGCCGCCACCTACGACCGCTACGCCTCGATTTACCGCGACGAAGAGGGGACTTCCACGGCCAAGAAGGTCGCGACGGAGTTCCTGGCTTATCCTTTTGATCTCATTCGCTGGCCCACGGACAAGGCCCTGGTCTACACCGAAAAGCACCACATCGATACCAAGCTCCGCTACGGTCTCGACACCCTGAAAAACCACGGCATCCACCCCGAGATCGGAGCCTGGAATTCTCAGGGCGTGGATTTTGATTTCGTCCAGCTCACCAATCAGAAAACGCGGTTCCCCGATCTCATCGCAAAAGGCGGGGTTCACTGGGGCCACCGCGAACTCTTCCGCGTCGACTCGGAAGTGGGCTGGCAGGACTTCGGCGGCACGGGCATCGGCCCGGTCGGATTCTTTTCTTATGACCGCCGCCCCGAGGAAGATTTTTACGGCATCGGCCCGCACGCGAGCGCGGGCGACGGCTCCAGTTATAAAATGGAGACCACGACCGTCGGCGGGCGCCTGGATTATGATCCGGATCCCACGATTCACGCGGACACGTTCTTCAGTTACCGCAACGTCAATATCACCAACGGCGAAGACGGCGGAAAAAACATCATCGACACCCAGTTCCCCGCGGGCAGCATTCCCGGCCTCGCGGGCGACGAACTCCTCGACATGGGCCTGAACCTGGCGCAGGACAGCCGCAATCATCGCGGCGTTTCCACGCGCGGCGGTTTGAGAAGAGCGGGCCTCAGCTATCATGAAGGCCTGGGAAGCTCCGACGCCCGCTACCTGAAATACGAAACCGAACTAAGCCAGTACTTCCGGCTCTGGTCCGAGCGCCGGGTGCTTGTCCTTCGCTTCTACGGCGAATATAACGACGGCATCAACGGCGGCTCTGTCCCGTTCCATCAGATGGCCAAGCTCGGCGGCTACGGGCTTTCGAATGCGGATACGAGCCAGACGCTGCGCGCCTTCGACGAAAACCGTTTTTATGACAGAGGCCTGGGCCTTTTCAATTTCGAATATCGCTATGCCATTTATGAATACCGCGACTTCCGCATGGACTCGGTCCTTTTCTGGGACGAGGGCCAGGTTTTCGGGGAGTTCAGCCAGTTGAAGCTCAAGGATTTCAGGGAATCCTACGGCCTCGGCCTCCGCTTGAGCGTGGCCAATCACAATATCTTTTCCGTCGAAATGGCGCACGGCGAAGAAGGGACGAATTTTTATGTCAAGACACACACGCCGTTCTAAAAACGGGATGTTCGGAGCGGTCCTCGCGGCCTCCGTCCTCTGCCTTTTTCTGCCCGGCGCCCAGGCGCAGGAAATGAAAAAAGAGCAGACCGGCCTTTACCGGGACATCTTCGACCAGCAGATTTATTATGAAGGCACGAACCTGCTGCGTCTGGACCGGATGTACCGCCTCCTGTTCAAGAAGAAACTCCGCGCGCTGGGTGTCAACGTCTACGACGAAGTTCCGGATTCGGAATTTTTCGTCAACCGCCACGGCCGCGAGAGGCTTTCCGCCGAAGCCCTGGAGAACGGATACAAGGAAACGGACGGCCCCAGCGGAGCGCTCACGGTTTTTCAAGGCAAAAGCCAGGGGCAGAGCCCCGGCCTTTTCGTCCGCGACGCCAAGGGCGACGCCTATCTCCTCAAATTCGATTCCTTCGACAATCTCGAACTGATGACGTCCGCAGAAGTCATCGGCAGCCGGTTTTATCACGCGATCGGGTACCATGTCCCGCAGTATACGATCCTCACATTCGACCCTTCTCAACTGAAAGTCGCGGAGGACGCGAAAACCGTGGACGATACCGGCTTCGAAAAACCCTTTACGGCCGAAAAACTCGAAGAATTCCTTTTGTTTCTCCCGCGTGATGAAAACGGAAATTACCGCGCGTCCGCGAGCAAGCTCTTGAAGGGCGAGAAAAAAGGCAATTGGTTCTTCGACGGCCGCCGCGAGGCCAATCCGGACGATAAAATCGACCATGAGCGCCTGCGTCCCGTGCGTGCGCTCGGTGTTTTTGCCGCATGGCTGGGCAATTACGACACGCGCGCCAGCAACACGCTGGATTATTTGATCACGGACGAAAACGGCAAGCAGGTCGTCAGGCATTATCTGATCGATTTCAGCGCCGCGCTCGGCGGGCACAACACCGGCCCCAAGGCGCCTATGTTCCTGCACGAGCATATGATCGACTATGGCGAAACCGCCAAGGCCTTTGTCACGCTGGGCCTGTGGGAAAAACCGTGGCAGAAAAGATGGCGCGAGGCGGGAGAAAAGGTGTCCGACTCTCCGGCGATCGGCTATTTCGACAATCGCTATTTCGATCCGGCCCGAATGAAAACGCAATTGCCGTATTACGCTTTCAAGGACGTGACGCGGGCCGACGGTTTTTGGGCGGCGAAGATCATCAAGTCTTTTTCCGACGACGACATCAAGACGGTCGTCAAGGCCGGCAAATATACGCGGCCGGAAGATGCCGACTATATTGCCCGCATCCTTTCCGAGCGCCGCGACATCATGGCCCGCTACTGGTATGAACAAGCCAATCCGCTGGACGACTTCGAATATGCGGGTGGGACTTTGAGCTTCAAGGACCTTGCCGTGGACGCGGGCTTCGTTTCCGCGGACGCAAGCGTCTATCATTTCGACATCCTCCGCAATGTGGGAAAAAAGGGAAAGATCCTCGCTTCTCTGGACAGCGCCCAGACATCTCTGACCGTGGACCCGGCCTGGTTTGAAGGAAATTCCACGCTGAATATTTTCATCCGCACTTCCCGCAAAGGCGCGGAGAAACAAAGCCCTTACGTCCTCGTCGAGCTCAAGCTTTCTGGTATTGCCGGCGTCACTCACGAAGACTGATCCGCAAACACTTCCCGCATTGCGACAACCCCGGAGAGGGGACCATGATCCGCATTCCGGATGCTTTCCTTCAGAATCTCAAAGAGCATGCCGAACGTGACTATCCTCATGAATGCTGCGGCCTGATCTTGGGATCGAAGGCCGATCCCGCGGCGCTTTCGCGGATCGAGCCCTGCCCGAACATCCAGGACCGCATGCACGCGCAGGATCCCCGCGGCTTTTCGAGGACTGCCGAGACCGCGTACTTCATGGATCCGCGCTTTCTTCTGGCGATCCAGAAAACATGCCGGGAAAGAAATGAAGTAATCCGCATCATCTATCATTCCCACGTCGAGGCCGAGCCTCTTTTTTCCCCGGAGGACGAAGCCCTGGCTGTCCTGGACCGGGAACCTCTTCATGCCGGGGTTTATTACCTCATTATTTCGGTCGTAAAGAGGGAAGCGGCCAAGTACCATTTATATGGCTGGGACAAAGGACTCCAGGCCTTCCAAAGGGTTTCGGCCGGCGGCTGGGGTCCGGCCGGCCGGAGAGACGAACCTCATGGACGTCAGGCAGAGAATCCTGGTTGTTGACGACGAGCCGAATATCCGGCGGAGCCTTGTTGTCAGGCTGGAGAATTCCGGTTACCGCGTGGATACCGCCGAAAACGGGCAGGAGGCCCTGGCGTTTTATCAACGCGCCCTCAAGGAAGCCAGTCCTTACGATTTGATCCTCCTCGACCTCATTATGCCCGGCCTGGATGGGCTCGGCGCGCTCGACGGCATACGGCAGCACGAAGCTTCGTCGGGAATTTCCCAAAAAGACCGCACCCCGGTCGTGATGCTGACCGCGCTCAGCGGTTCCTGGGAGGAGGACGCCCGTTACGAAGGCTGCGACGACTACATTCAGAAGCCGTTCAAGACCGAAACCCTGATGGAAATCATCCACAAGAGAATACGCCCTCCCCAATCTCCCGGCATCGGGTAAGCTTCTAATGTCCCTCCGAAGGCTCCGGAAACGAGGTTTAGACGGAGCGAGAAAAAACCGATAATTTCAGGAAGATTTAACCCAACTTCATCGGCTGTCTTAGGAAAAAGCATGAGCGAAAGCCCCGTCATCTTCAAAGTTAAAAAATTTTTCAAAAAGGACCCGGAATTCCGTTTTCCCGCCACGGTCCGTGAGAACACGTCGCTTGTCCAGGCCGGAGTCTTTGATTCCTTTTCCGTGATCAAACTGGTCACGTTCCTGGAAAAGGAATTCAAGATCCGGATCAAGCCGGAAGACCTGCTGGAAGAAAATTTCAGCACGCTGAAACAGATCGAAAAGCTGGTCTTGCGCAAGCAGAAGAAAAAATAGCGGAGGCAGGGTGCAATATCTGGTCCACCATTTCCTCGACCAAGCGTGCCGGGAATTTCCCCGGAAAACAGCGCTGATCCACGGAAGAGAGCGGCTCCGTTACCTGGACGTGCAAAAGGCTGCCGACGGCCTGGCCCGGCGCCTCCTCGAACTCGGCCTCAAAAAAGGGGACCGGGTCGGCATCTACCTGGAAAAATCCGTGGAGGAAGTCATTTCCGTCTTCGCGGTATCGAAAGCCGGCGGCGTTTTCGTGATCCTGAATTCCGCCCTGAAACCGGATCAGGTCGCCTACATCATGGGCCAATCCGGAATGCGCTGCCTTGTCACGGGACCTTTGACCTACGGCCACCTTCCCCCGGCGCTGCGCCGCAAGCCGGAATTCGTCCTGGCCCTGGAAGGCGGAAAAATCCGGACTGTGATCGGCTCTCGCGCCAAGCGGACCAAGGACATTCCTTTCCCCAAAGACCTGACCGGCAATGATCTTGCCAGTATTATCTACACGTCCGGCTCCACCGGATTTCCGAAAGGCGTGATGCTGACCCACCACAACGTCTGTCTTGCCGCGCATTCGGGCGCAAAGCACCTGCGCAACGAATCCGGCGACGTGCTGATGGGCGTGCTGCCGCTCAGTTTCGATTACGGCCTTTTCCAGCTGACCTCCGCTTTCAAAATGACGGGCACGCTCGTCCTGAAAAAATTTATTTCCGCCGAAGATCTCCTCGAAACCGCGCGCCGGGAAAAAGTAGACGGCATCGCCGGAATCCCCACGATCCTGATCCCTCTGGCGGAAAGCCGGGCGCTCAACAAAATCGCTCTCCGGCATTTGCGCTACATTACGAATTCGGGCGGCAAATTGCCCGTGAAGTATTTCCGGAAGCTGCGCAAGGCCCTGCCGCGCGTGAAGATTTTTTCCATGTACGGATTTACGGAGGCGTTCCGGGCCGCCTACCTCGAGCCCGAGGAACTCGACCGCAGGCCGGAATCCATCGGCAAGGCGGTTCCGAACGCGCGGATCTACGTGCTCGACGCGAACGGGAAAGAATGCGGGCCGGGCCAAACCGGCGAGCTGGTCCAGGCGGGGCCTCTTGTGTCGCGGGGCTACTGGAAAAATCCGGAAGCCACGGCCGCCAAGATAAAACAGAACCCGCTGCACAATGATTACGACGACCCGGTCTGCTATTCCGGGGATTTCGTCAAAAAAGACAAAGACGGCTTCCTTTATTTTATTGGGAGAAAAGACCAGATGCTCAAATGCTCCGGCTACCGCGTCAGTCCCGACGAGATCGAGGCGATCCTGCACCGGCATCCTCAGATCCGTTCGGCCGCGGCTTCGGGTATTCCCGACGAACGTCTGGGGCACCGCATCCGCGTGGCCGCCGTCCTGAAAAGCGGCGCATCCCTGAAACCTGAAGACCTGCTCGCTTATTGCCGCCGGGCCATGCCGTCGTACATGGTGCCTTCCGAAATCCGGATTCTGGACAAGCTGCCGCTGACGGCTCACGGCAAAATCAACCGGGCGCTTCTCGCCGCCGGGAAGGTCTCATGAAAATCCGCCTGGCGCGCGCGGCGCTCAAAGATTTTCCGAATTATCAGAAATGGTTCCGGAATCCGAAAAACAGGCAATGGCTGGGAACGCCGTTCTGCGAGCTGGATTACAACATCGCTTTTCATGCCGCGTGGATCCGGAAAAACGACAGCGTGGTTTATACCATCTACGAAGGCCGCACGCCCATCGGCTGCGCCAGCGCCCTGGCCGTCGACCGGAAGAATAAAAATGCCAACATCATCCTTGTGCTGGGCGACAAAAAGTTTCGCGGACGGGGGATTGCCGCGAAGGCGGGGAACCTTTTCCTGCGGAAGATGTTTTTCAGGCACGGGCTGCGGTCGGTCTATGCCTGGGCCGTGGAAACCAATGCCGCGTCGGTCCGTATCATCGAAAGAAATAATTTTACGCGCGTCGGCATCCAGCGGCGCAGCCACAAAATCAATGGCGTCTACAAAAACAGGATTCTTTTCGATTTGTTGAAAGAAGAATTCATCGAGTTATGACCTCTTTTGAACCCAGCGCGAAAAAGGTTTTGCGGCTCCTGAAAAAGGGGGCGCGCACGCCGGCCTTTTTTTACGACCGAAGCGTCGTAGCCCGGAAATACCGCCTGCTGGCCTCGAACCTTCCGTCCGGATTTGGAATTTTATATGCCCTGAAGGCCAATCCGAATCCGGAGCTCGTGCGTTTTATCGGAAAGCTGGGAGCGGGCGCCGACATTGCCTCATCCGGCGAGCTTGCGACGGCGCGCCGGGGCGGCATTCCGGCTGCGGCCCTCAGCTTCGTGGGCCCGGGCAAAACATCTGAAGAACTGCGCGAGGCGATCCGCGCGGGCGTTGGTGTCATTCACGCGGAGTCGCTCGAAGAATTTGTCCGGATCTCTCGGATCGCCGGCAGCCTTCGGAAAAAAGCCCGCGTGGGCGTGCGCGTCAATCCTCTCCGTGAAGCGTCGGTCCCGGGCATGAAAATGGGAGGAGGCGCCAAACCTTTCGGCGTCGACGAGGAAATCTTGCCACAAGTTTTCAAACTTCTCGGCAAACTCGATCATCTCTCGTTTCGCGGCATCCACGTTTACACGGGCTCGCAAATGCCGGGCCACAAGAGCATCCTCGAAGGCATGAAGGAAGTCCTGAAAATCGCGGAAAAAGCCCAGCGGCTGCACGGACGGCCGCTCGAGATCATCAACCTCGGCGGCGGCTTCGGCGTGCCTTATTTCGAAGGCGACAAGCCTCTGGATGCGGGAGAATTCGGCCGCGGCCTGAAAGCCCTCATGCGTTCCGCCCGGACGGACGAAATTTTTCCGCGCGCGCGTTTTTTTGTGGAGTCCGGCAGGTACCTGGCCGCGGAAAGCGGGCTTTACACGGCGCGGATCCTTTATCGCAAATTGTCCCGGGGGAAAATTTTTTTGGTCGTGGATGGGGGGATGAACCATCATCTCGCGGCTTCGGGGCAGCTCGGCAATTTTTTCCGGAAAAACTACAAAATGAAAGTCCTGGGAAAAGGCGCGGGCCTGGAAACCGTAACCGTGGTGGGGCCGCTCTGCACCCCGCTGGACCTCCTGGGCCGCGACGTGCGCCTGGCGCGGGCGGAACCCGGGGACGTTCTTGGCATCTACAATTCCGGGGCCTACGCGTATTCAGCAAGCCCGCTCCACTTTTTGAGCCACAAACTGCCGGAAGAATATGTGATCTGATCATGGCAGCCAAAATCGAAGTCCGCAGCTTTGGAGGAGAATACGGCGCCCTTGCGCGCATGCTGGCGCCGTCGTGGGAACGCGAACACACGTCGTACCTGCATTTTTCAAAGCAGCAGCTCAGGTATCTGGTCCAGTCACCGCAAGTCGACCGCCGGTGGACTCTGGGCTGTTACCGTGGAAAAGAGCTCTTGGGGTTTCTTCTGACCTTGGGAAAAAAAGTCCGCATGAAATCGGGCCGGAAAGTCCGGGTCGCGTTGAACACGCTGATGACGGTCAAGAAGGGCCGCGAACGCCTGCTCCCGCATCTGCACATGCTCGAATACATCGCCGCTCACCGCGGCAATGCCGGCTACAAATTCTCACTGGGTTTCGTCGACAGCAAGATCTCGAACAACAGCATCCTCGGCGCTTACCTTTCCCACCGCTACCGTTATTTCAAAATCATCAGGACATTTCCGTACTTTGTCCGGCGTCTTGATCTGGATGACCTGGCTTCCGAGCCCGTGCTCCCGGAGTTTTTTGTGAGCGCCACGGTGGCCAAAAAAGAAAGGGCCGCCTGCCTGCGGCTGGTCAATGCCATTAAGGCCAAAGACTTTTCCGAGGCCTGGAGCGCGCGCCATTTTTATCCCCGTCTTTCTGGGAAGCACCACTTCACGTTCGTTGCCAAAAAAAGACGGAAAGTCGCGGGAATCTTCCATGGTTACATCGCCAACATGGTCTCGGGGCCGCGCGCCGTGAAGACGGCCGTCGTGACCACGGTGAGCGTCGATGCGCTAAACGATGCGGAAAAAAAAGCCGCCATCGCCGAGATGATGAACGGCCTGAGGCGCAGAGGCGTGCGGCAGGTCATCCGAGGCTATATGGGAATCGTCTCCGATTCGATCTGGCAGGAGAGCGGTTTTAGCCGCTCGTTTTCTTCCTTGAATGCGTACGTGTGCAGCGACCGCCGTTGGCCGTTCCGGCGCCCGTGCAAATTTGCCATCGAGATCATTTAAAGCGAGGGGTCCGTGGATTTCTTCACGTTTGCGGCGAAAGGGCAGGGAATAAGCTTTGTTTCGCTTCTCTTCCTGGGTTTTTTCGCGGCGGTCTTTTTCTTGTACCGCTGCCTGAAACAGCCTGCCCAAAACCTGCTTCTGCTCGCGGCCAGCTACCTGTTTTATGCAGCCTGGGACCCGCGGTTTCCTCCTCTGCTCATGGCCCTGACCGTGTTTCAATATTATTGCGGCGGCCGGATCGGCGCCTCAGAGGATCCCGCGGAAAGAAAATTTTTCCTGCGGCTGAGCCTGGCGGGCGGATTGGGAGTGCTCGCTTATTTCAAGTACGCGGATTTCTTTGCCTACCGGCTGAAGCTCGCGTTCCATCACCTGGGTTTTTCCGCCAATCCTGTTTTCTACGACATCGTCCTTCCCGTGGGGCTGTCTTTTTATACGTTCCAGATGCTCAGCTATACCCTTGATATC
This region of Verrucomicrobiia bacterium genomic DNA includes:
- a CDS encoding GNAT family protein yields the protein MKIRLARAALKDFPNYQKWFRNPKNRQWLGTPFCELDYNIAFHAAWIRKNDSVVYTIYEGRTPIGCASALAVDRKNKNANIILVLGDKKFRGRGIAAKAGNLFLRKMFFRHGLRSVYAWAVETNAASVRIIERNNFTRVGIQRRSHKINGVYKNRILFDLLKEEFIEL
- a CDS encoding pyridoxal-dependent decarboxylase, exosortase A system-associated — protein: MTSFEPSAKKVLRLLKKGARTPAFFYDRSVVARKYRLLASNLPSGFGILYALKANPNPELVRFIGKLGAGADIASSGELATARRGGIPAAALSFVGPGKTSEELREAIRAGVGVIHAESLEEFVRISRIAGSLRKKARVGVRVNPLREASVPGMKMGGGAKPFGVDEEILPQVFKLLGKLDHLSFRGIHVYTGSQMPGHKSILEGMKEVLKIAEKAQRLHGRPLEIINLGGGFGVPYFEGDKPLDAGEFGRGLKALMRSARTDEIFPRARFFVESGRYLAAESGLYTARILYRKLSRGKIFLVVDGGMNHHLAASGQLGNFFRKNYKMKVLGKGAGLETVTVVGPLCTPLDLLGRDVRLARAEPGDVLGIYNSGAYAYSASPLHFLSHKLPEEYVI
- a CDS encoding AMP-binding protein, producing the protein MQYLVHHFLDQACREFPRKTALIHGRERLRYLDVQKAADGLARRLLELGLKKGDRVGIYLEKSVEEVISVFAVSKAGGVFVILNSALKPDQVAYIMGQSGMRCLVTGPLTYGHLPPALRRKPEFVLALEGGKIRTVIGSRAKRTKDIPFPKDLTGNDLASIIYTSGSTGFPKGVMLTHHNVCLAAHSGAKHLRNESGDVLMGVLPLSFDYGLFQLTSAFKMTGTLVLKKFISAEDLLETARREKVDGIAGIPTILIPLAESRALNKIALRHLRYITNSGGKLPVKYFRKLRKALPRVKIFSMYGFTEAFRAAYLEPEELDRRPESIGKAVPNARIYVLDANGKECGPGQTGELVQAGPLVSRGYWKNPEATAAKIKQNPLHNDYDDPVCYSGDFVKKDKDGFLYFIGRKDQMLKCSGYRVSPDEIEAILHRHPQIRSAAASGIPDERLGHRIRVAAVLKSGASLKPEDLLAYCRRAMPSYMVPSEIRILDKLPLTAHGKINRALLAAGKVS